A section of the Humulus lupulus chromosome 2, drHumLupu1.1, whole genome shotgun sequence genome encodes:
- the LOC133817893 gene encoding UDP-glycosyltransferase 83A1-like: protein MTSVRKQRVMMVPAPAQGHVKPLMIFAQKLAQHGFRITFVYTEYDLKRILSAMSDDDLKSIGSDKNIELVSIPDGLCPEDDRSVENLTKAILENFPVEIEKLIGTINGNTAIGQRSKSSSSNDKISGVIFYAYLGVSMEVAAKLGIEGVVFCPSSAAILAHSMNLPNLICDGILNDYDGTPTQKQIIQLSSGMPGMDTSWLPWKFDDLASQKIVFQLFLKVGQALKAAQWCLCNTTYDIESVALSSFPNFLPIGPLMTNNINNPLDISGSQFWAEDSSFLSWLDQHKSRSVIYTSHLVVSPSMSNNNFMSYLVG, encoded by the exons atgacgaGTGTTAGAAAACAACGTGTGATGATGGTACCAGCTCCAGCCCAAGGCCATGTGAAACCCCTCATGATTTTTGCTCAGAAGCTTGCCCAACATGGCTTTAGAATCACTTTTGTTTACACTGAGTACGACTTGAAGCGGATCTTGAGTGCCATGAGTGATGATGATCTCAAGAGCATTGGGTCAGATAAGAACATTGAGTTGGTGTCGATCCCAGATGGGCTGTGTCCGGAGGACGACAGAAGTGTGGAAAATCTAACTAAAGCAATTTTAGAGAATTTTCCAGTGGAGATTGAAAAGCTCATAGGAACTATAAATGGAAACACTGCTATTGGACAACGGTCGAAAAGTAGTTCTTCGAATGACAAGATTAGTGGTGTCATTTTTTATGCTTATTTGGGCGTTAGCATGGAAGTTGCAGCTAAGCTGGGTATTGAAGGAGTAGTATTTTGTCCCTCTTCGGCTGCTATTCTTGCCCACTCCATGAATTTGCCAAATTTGATATGCGATGGGATACTGAATGATTATGATG GAACACCAACACAAAAACAGATTATTCAATTGTCTTCTGGCATGCCTGGCATGGACACATCATGGTTGCCATGGAAGTTTGATGATTTAGCCTCACAAAAGATAGTATTTCAACTTTTTCTCAAAGTTGGCCAGGCCTTGAAAGCTGCACAATGGTGTCTCTGCAATACTACTTATGACATCGAATCTGTTGCACTTTCTTCATTTCCAAACTTCCTCCCAATAGGACCATTGATGACAAACAATATTAATAATCCTTTAGATATTTCAGGATCACAATTTTGGGCTGAAGACTCTTCTTTCTTAAGTTGGCTCGATCAACACAAGTCTCGTTCAGTCATATATACGTCGCATTTGGTAGTATCACCGTCCATGAGCAACAACAATTTTATGAGCTATCTTGTGGGCTAG